The DNA sequence CACAACTTGGATCCTGTAGGCTATCAGGAAGCTATAAAATATTGCCGTTACTTTAATCTGCCTTTCTTTGTTGATAATTGCTTTAATTATGCAACAGATAATGAAGAATACATCCCCTTTATTAAGATGGTTGACCCTTTAAACCTTGCTCAAAAAGTTTCAGCTGATGATTTGAAAAATCCCATTAAAATGGTGATTTATCTGGGAAATCATGAAGATCTCTTGGCTGATATTACTTATCAAGCTAAGGAGACGGACTTGTTTGAATTGATTTATCATGAAAGTGAGAAGTGCCTTTATCTCAATCCTAACCATATCAGTAAGTCTTCAACTATTAGGGAAGTGTTTGACGAGCCCTACATAGCTTTCGGGAATGATAAAAATGATATTGGTATGTTTAAAGATGCTCTTTATGCCGTTCAGGTCGGTCGTTATCCTTACTTGAAGACTTATGCAGATGATCAAGTAGAAGCAGATAGCCAAGCTGTTGCTGCTAAGATATTAGAACTTTTTCAAGAATTTCAAGGGAAATAGGTTAGCCTTGCTTTTGAGCTTTTTCAACCGAGGTATAGTTTGGTCTGGAATTTACTCTCATAATAGAAAAATCAGCTTTTCGCAGGACACCGAAAGCTGATTTTTTGTAAACAAAACACTAACAAATTAGTTAATTAATGGGTCCTCTTTCTCATAACAATCCCAGTTATTGCTGCTAGTAACAGCGTGAAGTAGCCATAGAGGGAAAGATAGCTCTTAGCTTGCCCTGTTTGCGGAAGCTTATTGGCTGTACTTTGAGCTGCAGTAGGAGAAACATTATGCTGTCCAGATTGTAAAGAAGGAGCTGTCTGTGCAGCGACTAAAGCTGGATTAGGATCGGTTGGTTCTTGTAGTTGGCTATTTCGATTACCATTGGTCAATGCTGGATCTACAGAAGGAGTGGCTGGATCCATATTTTGTTGTTGGGGATCTACATACAAATGCTTATAAACTTCTTGAGCAGTTAACGTACTGTCTGCTACACCTGAAATAAGTTTACCATTTTTGATATAAAGAACGGTAGGAACCCCTGGAACCCCAACAGTGTTACGCATAAAATTACGTGCAGCGTCATCATATTCAGGAGAGGCTGTATTAAAGTAGTCTAGCTGTCCACCAATCAAATCATTGAATTTTTTAACTTCTGGTGAGAAACGACGGCAGTATGGACAAGTCGGGCGCCCAAGGTAAAGAGTATGTTCTTTTCCATCCTGTGTAAACATTTGGTAGACATCAGCCATTGAGACCTTGTTTATATTGGCAACATTAGCTTCGTACTCCTCAGGAGTAATTGACGTAATCTCCTGCTCATTTTCTCCAGCAGCTGTAGTAACAGAAGGTGTTTGAGAATTGGTGTTACTTGTGGGTTCCTGTGTCTGTACAGCGGCCGCACGATTATTGGCTTCGGTAGAGGTCTTAACAGTCGTGTCATCTCCTGCTGGAGTGGTATTTGGTTTAACCTCCGCAGTCGACTCTGATGCATCAGATGCTTGTGGTGTTTGTTGAGTTTGTTCTGAACCCCCGTGTTCTGAGACAGCAGCACTATCTGTATGATCTGCGTTTTTATCCACTGAGGTAGAAGAAGAAAGAGCTTGTTCAGTATTAAGACCGCTTTGCTGAGTGGCAGTCGGATTAGCGATATCATTTGGCTTTGTTTCATCTGAATAAGCTGCTGTTGCAGAAACACTCAGGACAAGAGCTGATAACAGCACGATTCTTTTAAAGTATGTCTTTTTCATATAAATACAATCTCCTTTGATTAAATAATTTCTAATTTTTAAGTTGATTTGAAACGGAATTTAGTCTGTCTTGAAAAACTATAAAAAAGAAGAGAGGACTCTAATACAATTTTTTGAAATTGATGAATCCTCTCAACCTCCCTATTATTAAAGTAAGTATGTTCGGCTCAGTACTGGCAAAACTCTAAATTTCATACCTTGATAGCTTAGAGGAACTATAATGTTTAGAAATAGTTACCTCTAACCTATTGTACTAAATAGGACTGGGACAAACAGCCATGATGGCTTCGCTCTCACCCACAAAACATTGTAATCTTTGAAGATTACGTATAAAATTCTTACTTCTATAAATTGTTTGAGATATAATAGTTTGCTGCAGTAGTCGGTGGTAAGACTTGTTAGTCTGGCTAAGAAGTCTTATCCTGCACAATTCATTAGGTGCTTTAGAACCGATGGATCCCTCTCTTTGCTGATTGGACGTTCTTATCTTGGGGCATAGTCCCATTCTCAGACACCCTTAAATAGTCCACTGGACTGTTTAACTACTACGCAAGTGGTAGCTAATCATTGAACACAACGCTATGGAATTAGAGACATAGTTGTTGGTGCTTTAGCACCTTACCAATATGTATGGCAGCTGACAGTATAAAATCTCCTCGGTGTTGTATCACCTGCGTCGATTT is a window from the Streptococcus criceti HS-6 genome containing:
- a CDS encoding HAD-IIB family hydrolase, whose protein sequence is MNFVFDLDGTLSFDGYSIDESIKEVLAQAASYGHKVNFASARSYRDSLDMLGEKLAQERVFGLNGGLVYERGELILEHNLDPVGYQEAIKYCRYFNLPFFVDNCFNYATDNEEYIPFIKMVDPLNLAQKVSADDLKNPIKMVIYLGNHEDLLADITYQAKETDLFELIYHESEKCLYLNPNHISKSSTIREVFDEPYIAFGNDKNDIGMFKDALYAVQVGRYPYLKTYADDQVEADSQAVAAKILELFQEFQGK
- a CDS encoding thiol reductase thioredoxin, translated to MKKTYFKRIVLLSALVLSVSATAAYSDETKPNDIANPTATQQSGLNTEQALSSSTSVDKNADHTDSAAVSEHGGSEQTQQTPQASDASESTAEVKPNTTPAGDDTTVKTSTEANNRAAAVQTQEPTSNTNSQTPSVTTAAGENEQEITSITPEEYEANVANINKVSMADVYQMFTQDGKEHTLYLGRPTCPYCRRFSPEVKKFNDLIGGQLDYFNTASPEYDDAARNFMRNTVGVPGVPTVLYIKNGKLISGVADSTLTAQEVYKHLYVDPQQQNMDPATPSVDPALTNGNRNSQLQEPTDPNPALVAAQTAPSLQSGQHNVSPTAAQSTANKLPQTGQAKSYLSLYGYFTLLLAAITGIVMRKRTH